In Nicotiana tabacum cultivar K326 chromosome 21, ASM71507v2, whole genome shotgun sequence, one DNA window encodes the following:
- the LOC107759270 gene encoding uncharacterized protein LOC107759270 isoform X2, translating into MWKYIKEKYDIPDEAKQWVFELVCSAWRKYKSQLKTNHFKAYENDELRMENRPVDVPESHFKDLLKYWNSDPHKKMSKTNTENRNRLKCPHTAGRTPFSLIREEKKKEISDTSDTLSS; encoded by the exons ATGTGGAAATATATCAAG GAAAAATATGACATTCCTGATGAGGCGAAACAATGGGTTTTTGAATTAGTTTGTAGTGCTTGGAGAAAGTATAAGAGTCAATTGAAGACAAACCACTTCAAAGCCTATGAGAATGATGAACTTCGAATGGAGAATAGGCCAGTAGATGTTCCAGAATCTCACTTTAAGGATCTTCTTAAATATTGGAACTCCGATCCTCACAAG AAAATGTCCAAAACTAATACAGAGAATCGAAATAGGTTGAAGTGTCCGCACACTGCTGGCAGAACACCTTTTTCTCTAATTCGCGAG gaaaaaaagaaggaaatctCTGATACTTCAGATACTTTATCAA GCTGA
- the LOC107759270 gene encoding uncharacterized protein LOC107759270 isoform X1 encodes MWKYIKEKYDIPDEAKQWVFELVCSAWRKYKSQLKTNHFKAYENDELRMENRPVDVPESHFKDLLKYWNSDPHKKMSKTNTENRNRLKCPHTAGRTPFSLIREEKKKEISDTSDTLSSKDIFVTTRKRKLGRIYKSSYDNTISKIAEMERIQST; translated from the exons ATGTGGAAATATATCAAG GAAAAATATGACATTCCTGATGAGGCGAAACAATGGGTTTTTGAATTAGTTTGTAGTGCTTGGAGAAAGTATAAGAGTCAATTGAAGACAAACCACTTCAAAGCCTATGAGAATGATGAACTTCGAATGGAGAATAGGCCAGTAGATGTTCCAGAATCTCACTTTAAGGATCTTCTTAAATATTGGAACTCCGATCCTCACAAG AAAATGTCCAAAACTAATACAGAGAATCGAAATAGGTTGAAGTGTCCGCACACTGCTGGCAGAACACCTTTTTCTCTAATTCGCGAG gaaaaaaagaaggaaatctCTGATACTTCAGATACTTTATCAAGTAAGGACATCTTTGTGactacaagaaaaagaaaacttggTCGAATATACAAAAGCTCATATGACAATACGATTAGTAAAATT GCTGAAATGGAGAGAATACAATCCACGTAG
- the LOC107759270 gene encoding uncharacterized protein LOC107759270 isoform X3 — protein MWKYIKEKYDIPDEAKQWVFELVCSAWRKYKSQLKTNHFKAYENDELRMENRPVDVPESHFKDLLKYWNSDPHKKMSKTNTENRNRLKCPHTAGRTPFSLIREAEMERIQST, from the exons ATGTGGAAATATATCAAG GAAAAATATGACATTCCTGATGAGGCGAAACAATGGGTTTTTGAATTAGTTTGTAGTGCTTGGAGAAAGTATAAGAGTCAATTGAAGACAAACCACTTCAAAGCCTATGAGAATGATGAACTTCGAATGGAGAATAGGCCAGTAGATGTTCCAGAATCTCACTTTAAGGATCTTCTTAAATATTGGAACTCCGATCCTCACAAG AAAATGTCCAAAACTAATACAGAGAATCGAAATAGGTTGAAGTGTCCGCACACTGCTGGCAGAACACCTTTTTCTCTAATTCGCGAG GCTGAAATGGAGAGAATACAATCCACGTAG